The region CGAAGGAGAATGACCATGGCAGACAAGATCACTGAGACAGTTCAGTCGAAGTATGCGGCCGTGGCCGGTGGCGGCCTGTCGAGCCAGCAGGAAGGTGTTCGGCAGGTGGCTCAGGCCTTCGGCTACACGTCGGAGGACTTGGCCAGCATCCCGGCCGAAGCGAATATGGGCTTGTCTTGCGGCAACCCGACGGCGTTTGCGAGCCTCAAACCTGGAGAGACCGTAGTGGACCTGGGCTGCGGGGGCGGGCTGGACGTGCTACTGGCCGCCCCCAAGGTCGGGCTGACGGGCAAGGCCATCGGCATCGACATGACGCCGGAGATGATCGAGCTGGCCCGTAAGAACGCTGCTCGGTCGGCGGGCGGGAAGATGCCCTCGAACGTCGAGTTTCATCTGGCTCAGATCGACAAACTGCCCCTCCCTGATTCATCTGTCGATTGTGTGATCAGCAATTGCGTGATCAACCTCGCACCGGACAAGCGGGCTGTGTTCCGTGAGGTTGCCCGGGTGCTCAAGCCGGGCGGTCGTCTGGCGGTCAGCGACATCGCCCTGAAAAAACCGTTGCCCAAGGAGGTCGCCGAGGATGTGATGGCTTACGTCGGGTGCATCGCCGGGGCGATCCTCATCGCGGATTACGAAGCCGGTTTGCGGGACTCGGGTTTCGCCCATGTCCAGGTGATCGACAGCGGCGCGGATCTGAACGCATACGCGAGGGTCGAGAATTCATCGGGATGCTGCTCGCCAACACTGAGCCTCCCTGTCGCCAATCAGTCCGCCCAATCGAGTTGTTGCGGCTCAAAAGCCGCTGACCCCGGCTCTGGGGACCTGCACAAGGGAATGGCCCAGTTGCTGAGGCGCTACAACGTCAACGATTACGCCGTGAGCGTGAAAGTCTACGCCGTCAAGCCTGGACAATGACCAAGGCAACCTGGTACGAGTGCAGCATCCGATTGGCCAACAGGAGCAAGAGCAATGTCGAGCGGACTGACCAAGAGACTATCCTTCCTGGATCGATACCTGACGCTGTGGATCTTCCTGGCCATGGCGGTCGGCGTGCTGCTGGGATATTTCGCGCCCGGCGTGGGTGACTGGATCGGCTCGCTCCGGCCCGAGGGTACCCAGACCAGCATTCCCATCGCCCTCGGCCTGATCCTCATGATGTATCCCCCGCTGGCCAAAGTAAAGTACGAGGAGTTGGGCGATGTCTTCCGCAACTTCAAGGTTCTGGGCCTGTCGCTACTTCAGAACTGGGTCATCGGGCCTATCCTGATGTTCCTCTTGGCTATCGCTTTCCTTCGCGGGCAACCGGAGTTCATGATTGGTCTGATCATGATCGGTCTGGCGCGGTGCATCGCGATGGTCATCGTCTGGAACGATCTGGCCAAGGGCGATACGGAGTACGCTGCCGGCCTCGTGGCATTCAACTCGATCTTCCAGGTCCTGTTCTACAGCGTATACGCGTGGCTGTTCATCACTGTCCTGCCGCCGTTGCTGGGACTGAAAGGAGCGGA is a window of Phycisphaerae bacterium DNA encoding:
- the arsM gene encoding arsenite methyltransferase, with amino-acid sequence MADKITETVQSKYAAVAGGGLSSQQEGVRQVAQAFGYTSEDLASIPAEANMGLSCGNPTAFASLKPGETVVDLGCGGGLDVLLAAPKVGLTGKAIGIDMTPEMIELARKNAARSAGGKMPSNVEFHLAQIDKLPLPDSSVDCVISNCVINLAPDKRAVFREVARVLKPGGRLAVSDIALKKPLPKEVAEDVMAYVGCIAGAILIADYEAGLRDSGFAHVQVIDSGADLNAYARVENSSGCCSPTLSLPVANQSAQSSCCGSKAADPGSGDLHKGMAQLLRRYNVNDYAVSVKVYAVKPGQ